The window GGGCTTTTATTTTAATACAAAGAATTTTCAATACCCCGGTTCTAATGGAAAGAGACGTTGTCTATCGAAGCTTCTGCTCCAATGCATATGAAATCAAAAGCATCACACAACATCAGCTAGCACGAGTGAATTagccagaaaagaaaaaaagcaaatCGATTAGTTTATAATCAGTACATCCCCCAGAAGCCTAAACACGATACAAAATTTCTGTTCGTGTTCTACCTTTTTGAAGGATGAATTCACAGACGATACAAAATTTCTGGTCATGTTCTCCCTTTTAGAAGGATGAATTTACAGACTATACTCCATTTTCTCGCCGAAATTACTACCTAATTAAATCTGATTACACTTCTATGGGGTCTACCGGAAGAGGCGAAACAACTTATGATATAGCTGCAAGAgagcaaacaaaaataaagaggCAGTTCTGATGAGTTAAATGCACAAAAAAGTCAAAAGAACAAGATTTCCTTTAGTTCAATTTAAAGGGCTAGACTTTGAATGCTTTAAGTGTAACACTACACTACCACAATAAATATGAAttgatgcaacagagaacatgaATATCATGAAGCAGACAGATTAACCATGCAATGGACAGTCATCCAGACAGACGTTTATCCAACTACTTACTTGAGTATCAATGTCGAATAAGCTAACTGCACATTCTTATTGGAAGATAAGTAACAAGTGGAAAAGGCATCCAGAACCTACGAGGACAGGAAAAAGAAAACAGCACATAAACCACTGTTAATCTGTACAAGTCACATAAAGGCCcctaaaaatgcataaaaaccaaaaagaaaagtaACGGAAATGAACAAGCGTATGCACATCTTCAGAGAATGTTTATAGCACTAATATCCAATTTCACCAGAAGAAAATAAGGATGCTAACAATCAAGTTTTCAAATTGAGCAGCAGAGATCTATTCAGCATGGACGCATGAAATTCTGGAGGATCTACATCAAACAGGAAgcaacaattttttttcttttcgattgGTAGGAAGCAATAAAAGACATCTAAGCAGGTATTCATCAATCCAATAACTCCAAGCATTAACCAACAACCACCACACAAAAACACAAGGATCAAGGGGAAACattctcaaaaataataataataataataataataataataacaaaaaactACTGAACAAATTTAACTTCTAAAAAGAGAACTCCTAGCAAGTATGGCCACCATAGCATTCAAAATGGAACAATCGCTAACCTCCCCGCGATGCTTTAACAACCAATCATGATAGGATCCATTCTTGAAGAGGTTAGTCAAAGCCCGAACACTTGTCAGAAGATTTGCAGGAAGTGGAGGACTAGTAGTGACCTTCTTGATCAACTCCATAAGCACATCTAGGTAGAATTAGAAAACAAGAGTCACCGTGAAACCCACATGATAGAAAAATTGGTAATCATCGCCATTCAAAATTATTTAGAAGATTTGGTATTTCAACTGGCTGAATTACCAAGGGAAATTCAAGATTCACCCCCACCCCCTTTTGCATGTTAGCCAGCAGCGAACAATGGCATTCACCACCAAACTCGCTCACAGCTACAGTAACTAGATTTTGAGTGCACTCATATTGTACAGGAAAGGAACAATTTCCAATTACAACTATGAAACACTTGCACAAAACCTTTTGTTGAAGTGGTTCATAACTACACTTCCACATAAAGAACAAGCACTGCAGTCATAAAGAGATTGCGAATTCAATACCATTGGGATTGCTGACATGCTTGAAAAATACAGCAGCACCATCAGCGTGCAGCGTAATCATCCTCAAAATATCAATTACTGCCATGGAAGACGATACGATGAACAAATATCAGAACAATAAGAGAATAAGACAATCTTTAAGAATAATCAAGTTGGATTAGCATAAGCACAACCATGTATGTGTTCTTTCAAAGCAAAGGACTAGCACGGCATCAACCACTTTACAGGAACAACTCTAATATCCAATATATAGCTACAAGGTTATGCAATCTCTTATGAGTTACTTCTTCTCAACAACTTCCATTTCTATGATCAAAGATGGAAGAATTGAAACGGTTTCAATAAACACAAATTTTAGTAAATTAGGAAAACTTTGAGCACAcaagaaaaatcaaataaaaataatccAAATCCAAATGGTTTTTGCTTATGAACTAAGCTAATCTTTTCCACATGTAGAGATGGAATTTGAGCATGTCCTGTTTAAAAAAGGATGTGGGGTGCGAACTATAAAAAAGAGACAGAGAAGCTGAAATATAAGGAAGAGAGTCAGCGCAAGCATACACTTTTTCTTAGGTTATCTGACAACCACCTGAAATTGCATAGTTTTGGCTCTACACCTCCTTTAATGGATAAATTACGACAAAAACACACGAACCAACAACAAaactaaagtttttcccaaaatttaGCTGCACTGACAGCCTGTTTCGTCTAAATTAAGGAAATGATGTTCCCTAGTTGAATAAGTGATTATTAAATAATTGAGTGAATACAAATAAGGATAATTAAACTGTGGCTATATCACTAGAGGGGTGGCAAACAGGCGGGTTGGTCCAGATATGGGACGGGTcaaaacgggtaatgaaaaagcggataaattatccgacccgaccatATTTAATACGGCTAAAAAATAGGTTAACcggtggataatatgggtaaccatattatccatggcttcttgaatatgaccacttttgggagaattcctagtctcccaaacttgaggaactcccaatttgaggttttacaaatgtaaaagttaaacccattagttatccGTTTACAATacggttcttatccatatttgacccatttttagtggataatatgggtggttaactgttttcttttaaccattttgccaccactaatcACTAGCACATGACGTACTTACAAAAATTAAACACTAATCCTCATTTTGAATATATCAAACCGGGGAATTCAAATTAAAACACGTTAAGAGATCCAAACCAAACAGGCCTTGAAATTGATAATCAACTCCTACTAACACGTAGCATTCACTGTCATTACTCAATGCCTACACTTCATTGCTTCTAATTTAAATAGTATATCTCAGAAGAAAGAGTCACCTGGAAATAACATCGTCAACGGCCAAGTTTTTAGCAACTTCAGCACCATTGCAACATCATCATCTGAAAGTTTAGTGCTATGATAGTGTGATGTGTCCTTCAAAACATTAAGGATAGAAGCCAGTCTGGACATATGAGCCTCAGTCAACGCCATATGTTTTTGCTCCTTCAGCATAATTTATTGAACaagtgttagtaatgagacaaggcacaaaaaggaaaatagacctttctcaaatttcagatttTGAACATGACAACATAAAGGTATATTCCATTTCAGTGATCATAAAGACTTAGACACTATTTTTCCAGACAAAGCAAATTAACTACTTAATCACTCAATTGCAAGAAGATGAGCAGTCATTTTAAAATGTTAGTTTTTTATCGTTTTTATAATGttagttatatacataccaaggTGGAATAGTCGTTACAAAATTATATACATCTTGTGAATGGCAAGACAAGAAAAAATTATATCGATTACAAATACAAAACTTACCGAGCCAGATAGTAGAGTACTATTGAACTCCGAAATTTTCTTGAGGATACCATCAAATTGTGCTACATCAAAGACAAGCATTCctttctggaaagaaaatgaaagccTGTTAGTTGAAGTACTACAAAATTATGGTATCAGTAGAATAAAACCAAAATATCTTCTGCTTTAAAGTAGCAAAATGCTCTTTCATCTGTTCAATACTTCACAGTAAGCAAGCTCTATTTTTCATAGTTTTGCACGCATAACAGTGGAGGACTTAATGTTGTGGTTGgcttcatttatttattttttggataGAGGTGGTTGGTCTCTTTTCAGAAATGTAATACTATCAAATAGCCAAATATGATGGTTGCTTCATATATTTGGACACAGTTCATTTCTCCACATTAAGATTGAGAGAACCAGACAAGCAGAATAGGGGGAAAAAACATTCCATATGTCATACCATCAAATTCATCCAGATAGATGGAGTAATATGTACATAAGTTTCATTAAGTATACAATAAGTTTACATCACCATAATCCGTAATTACCTTTTATTGTATACTTGGACTGACTATGCAATCCTGATCACAAGCCAAACTGAATTGTACTTTTACTTATGTGATTACTGAATGCTAAAGCGAGTCAAATAAATCTATTTgctatttcctatcataaaacaTCTACAATAATGCAAAGCTATTGATGAATAGAAGCCAAAAGAGCTCTTTTTTTTGAAGTGCCAAATTGACACTATACTAAAAATCCTCTTGAAATATTTAACATTTCAGCAACTTATATATGCTGCACTAAAAACCAGTGATGACACAGAACAaacaaactctaaaatgttcATCTCTAACATACTTGGCTGCAGCTGTGCTTACAGTTAGATGATTGGATATACATTAATATGCAGAACAAGGAGGCCATTTGACTGGCTGTAGAATTGAATTCAGTACCTTGGGAATATGCTTGAAAGTAGGTTTTGCTCCAGTAGCTGTTATACAAGTAATAATGACAAAATGTAAGTTGATTGTATAATGACGGCAAAAATGGCCAATGAAACAAGGCATTTTAGAAATACTTCAAACTTACCAACTGGCTTTGAAGGTTGACCAGGTGTATAAGCGCTATCTGCAAGCAAGAAAATAGGAACATATATGAGACATGTTTTTGTACCATGAAAACAGAGGAACAAAGTGGAGGCAGCAGAGATATCAAAAGTGAAGTATTATTCCATAACCAAATAAATATTTCTTACTGCCAGTGTAGGGGTCACGGAATGATGGATCTGGAGTAAACTGTCTCTGACCAGTATTTTGAAGAATGAACTCCACAATTTGTTCACGGAATGAAAGAGGCAGATTCTCTTTGAGTAGCCACTTGTCAGCAACGTCATATGGATTATCTGTCAATTAGTCAAAAGAATGTTCGGATATCAGATCAAGAAGGACTGCCTTAGAAAGATAAGTGATGCCCAAAAAAGAAATTAGATAGAGAATGATAGCAGAAAAAAGAGAACATTTATAAGTCCATATAGTGCATATCATAAACTTCAAAACATAAAAATCCATGCAAAAGGCATGCAGGAACAAGTGCAACAACCCTAAAAAGTCAAACAGAATTAGAAACACATATACGACCTTTCCAGGGAATATTTCCCAAACTTTCAAGCTTGATCTCCTCTCTGTTTGCTTCCTTAGTACCAACTTCACTTTAAAATGTAATTTAAACCTATATGTAAGTGATAGGACCTACTTATAAACCATCCACAAAATACTGCTTAAACTTATTTTTCCTCCAGCAATTAATGTAACTAAAGAGATCTGATAATTTTAAATTCAATAACATAAAAATGAAAACCTAAAACATGCCATTGAAGTTTTCATGCCAAAATTATTTCAATTGGGAAAATTCACGTAAATATGGATTTTTAATTTTCGATTATAATTAAGTAAACGGCATGAATATAATGATGAGAAGGCAATAATGACAAATCACAAAAACATTCCCCAACTGGATAAGATGTTATCAAAACCTATCCACCTCCTACTAGCAAAtgtatcccccccccccccaccaccaccaccaccaccacacaCACACATCCCATATCTATTCAAGGACTCGTTAATACAATATAGGTACCCATATAAACCAGCTAAAACATATGCAAACTCAACAAATGAAGGGGCAGCAAATAAAGCATAAGTTCATCTATTGGACCATTTTGCTGCATGAGAGATACAGAAGATAGTCAAGCATAATCATGGATGCTCAATCTTAGAAAATCAAAGTAAGATGTGGCCAAGCATTAAGAGTTCCCAACACCATGCTGACAAAAAACAGAGCAATATTCCAGATACTACAGATACATTCTCCTTCAATAACACGGAACAGTAAGCAAAAACTAAAATACCTGAGCGATTGTAGGGCAATTTGCGAACAGGTTCACCATCTCCAATATCAACAtcaaacactggatgcacaaaaTAAATTATATGGTGACTGGAAGTAAAAGCGCGAAAAGACCAGCGAGAAAAGGGTAGAGCAGAATAAGCAGTACCAACCATAATCATATTGGATTCCATCATGAAGAGGACGTGTCATGCCATCATCAGGCCCATCAACCACTTCACCAATCTAAATTGATAACAAACAACATAAGAAACAGACACCTTAATGACATGATTTCAGATCAATGAGAAAACAAAGGAGGCATATGACAAAAGCGTCAAGTCTGTAGACAGCCTAGTAACAGAAGCTACTCAAGTGCAATTATGACTAAACAGAAGAACATACATCACGACATATGCAGGCCGTGTAAAACGCAAGAGCAGTGACATAAGCTAATACAAAAGCTAATACAAATTAGCTATAGGATGGGTATGCCTATTCATAACAATAGTTTTAGCTATCGAGCACAAGAAACTATCAAATAAACACAGCAGAGGGTCCCCCCCCCTCCCCAGCACCTTCACGGGTGCccccaaaacaaaaacaaaaaactcaaaaaacccaaaaaatccaGGAATGAATATGATCAAATTGGAGAATATAGCAGTGAAAGCAGAATATAAACATAAATCTAATGATTACTTTATCCCACTTCTGTTCCATCATATTCCATGCATATGCCACTCCATTGTCCCCTTCACGGACAACTTTAGTCTGGCCATCACTAGTACCTGCTCAACAGATCAAGAAGCAAACCATTAGATAGAGGAGAGAACTTCGATTCAATATTCACCTCCAATAACAAATTCATATTACCCTTCTGTTCCTACAGGCAGGTTTTTAGTTTCCAATATTGGAAAAGGCAAATATAAATGAATAAgcaccttttttcttcttttctaatTTTGATAGGTCACATATCCAACTTCTCAAATTACAGACACCTTTCTTTGATTGATCCAACAGTAAATGGGAGAGACAACTTAATGAAAAACGATGAGCCAACTCAAACCATTAATAGTTAGGAAAATAGCAATATGTATCAGGCTTTATCATAATAATCAAACCTGGAGTCTGTAAGGCCTCTAGCCCAGGAAGCTCTTCCAATTTCAACCCTCCAACTTTTTTCCTGAGATGAAATGACATAAAACTTGAATCAGACCAACCAATATATAATTAGATAAATAAATAGCAATGATCCTTGGAGCATCTTTTAATTCAAGAGCAACATGTAAGAGAAAGAGAACAGCTAGAAAGAGGTTTAGTTTCGGCAAACTTCATGTACACACCAGACCTGAAATTCTAGAATTTCCTAAGATAGCAAGCACTTTTAcgacacacaaaaaaaaaagacaaaggagaaaacaaaaacataaagaggACACTCGAACAGATTTTGCAACTGTAGACTTGATACAACGTGATTATCATGAGCGAGCACAGCATGGCGAAGTATTTTATCTTACACTAATAATCACATAAAAGTTAATGCTAGCCAAAAGGGATATTGCAAGGACTAGTCAGAATCCACAAAGTTATGGCAGAGAAAGAGTAATTAGAAGAATCTGGATGCCGAACCTACTGAGCTTGTACTGTGAGAGTTGGGCAGCATATGACTCTAGTTCAAGCTGGTCAGCAATCTTATCCTGATGGGCTGTCCAAATGCGCACAACACCGTCAGAGCATGCGGTAACAATGTCTCCGTTGTCTAAGAATTTGGCATCCCAAACACAACCAGGATGCTCTAGGCTTTGGACACAAACTCCATCTGCAACATAGTGATGTCACGTCCATGATCAGGGGGGACAATCAAACAAGAAATATCATAATGTAAGAAAATCAAGGTAGTCAAGGACATTAACAAATTACAGTTAGGATACAGCAGTGGCTGCTATGACTAAGGGCAGCCAACATGGAATCCTCAATGGTACGACAATGAAAGAGTTATGGTTTGTGCAAGTTTGGTATCAATGAAATCAAAATTACACAGACTTTTGGGGGTTTAAAAGGAATCAACCTTTTCAGAGACCAGTTATCTGAAACTGTCCTTTGTCAAAGAAACCTAGTCAAAATAAAAAGTGAGGGAGTGTGGAATATCCACCAACAAGCATTCACCATTCAGAACTCAGTATTTTTCTTTATACAGGAATTTCACAATTAAGGATGAGGTGACCGTGATACATTTTCCCCCTTTCTGTACGAATGAGACAGGCCTTTCAATTATCCATCAGTTATTTAATTGACCTTCGAGATATTACTATATAATAATAAGTGCCTAATCAAGGAGACCAATGCCAGTTTTAGCAGagcaaagaagaagaaagaacaaaTACCACTCACTAAGAGAGTAAGCACTGAAGTACAAACACATTGATTCAGAGGCTAAAATCCAAAGAGCCTTCACTTCTATAAGAAACTACCAGAACAGTTGTATGCACTACTCCCGTCTTCACAATTTATAATAAGTGGTTCAAATCATTTCATCAACAATAGTATCCTCATTTCTGAAACAAAACTTTATCTAGTTAAATGGCGAGAGCTGCATATATAGAGACTTCATAGGAAAACAATGTACACAACTACGATGGATGAATTACAAACAAtcccaaaaaggaaaaaaggattCTCACCTTTCCAGATCTTTGCAAAACGATCCTCACTACCACTGACAATAAGCCCGGAGGCATGAGCATCAACAGAATAAACAATAGAAGTGTGACCAACCATCTCTAGTAGAACTTGACCACTAAGTTCCCATAGCCTGATGGAACTGTAAAATGAGATATGCACGGATTAGAAATTACACATTGTTAAAGATGAAAAAGCACAAAAAGGGAAAAGATTAAACTAGGGGCTTTGCGAGATAAACAGAGTAACTTTAGAATCTTAACCATGCACCTAATAAACAGGTTGAGTGAACCCTAGAGGTTCATTTTTTGACAAGTAGAGAACCTACACAAAGATCTGTTTCTTCACCATGACACCCAGACACCTGTGCTAAGACATCTGTGCTAACAGGGACCTCATGAGTGCAGCAAAAGCTAACAGAAAACAACAGCATGTTCTCAGTTGTACAAACTAAATTTCAACCTCTTCAAGCGGTCTCTCAGCATAACAGCCAACGACCCTACATCCCTGCCCTTCATCTCCTAATCCTCCTTTTGAAGGCCCGACTAAACATAACAAGCTTTACAGTTGCTGGAATTGACCACCTGACTTCAAAACATTCAGCGATGACCAAAGGAACATGCTTGCAAGTTGCAAGTGCAATACACCGAGAGAATGGACCACATCTTCGCCCATCTCAAAAAAAAATATGCCTGCATCTTCATCTGGAAGTTTATCCAAGAAAAATACCAGCTGACAAATTTTAGATCCATTTTTCTTTCAAATATTCTGCTGTTAGGACCCTTCTTGTCAACCAAGTGAAAATTATACCTTCCTCGCCATCATAGGACTGGAACCCTGCATCCTCTCTCTTTAATAGCATCAGCATGTGACAAAAGGGTTCCATTGAGAATAAATTGCTcgccttttcttttcatttccaaTTGTCCTATTCTAACTAGGAGTATATGATATTCTTGAATAGAGTAATTCCATAGAGTTCTTTGTAATTTTCTACCTCTCAATCTTGTAAGTCCCTCAGGAATCTCAGACCTCATAAGGTTTTGTCATCAAATATGTGAATTTGACTGGATTATCAAGTTCCACTGACTTGAGACACTAAAAATGGTTGGAAAAGCCAATGCTCGGGCTGTTGTCACCACACCATTTGTGCTTCCAGAAATGAATTCCACTTCTCTTCCCTAATTTGAACTTAAAGTTGCCATCGAACTCTTCTGACCCCTTCAAGATATTCTTCCACAATTTGCATTCATAGGGTCACATCAGAAGTTAATCATTTGACGAGCTAAGAG of the Nicotiana tabacum cultivar K326 chromosome 7, ASM71507v2, whole genome shotgun sequence genome contains:
- the LOC107760255 gene encoding uncharacterized protein LOC107760255, with translation MEIDSAEYQLRCQLTGHEDDVRGICICENVGFATSSRDKTIRFWSPDESNHRNYTTSKILLGHTSFVGPLAWVSPGEEFPEGGLVSGGMDTLILVWNLATGEKIQTLKGHKLQVTGIALDGSDVVSTSIDCTLRRWRKGQEVEVLEAHKAAIQAIIKLPSGELVTGSSDTTLKLWNGAACIHTFSGHTDTVRGLAAVPGLGILSASHDGSIRLWELSGQVLLEMVGHTSIVYSVDAHASGLIVSGSEDRFAKIWKDGVCVQSLEHPGCVWDAKFLDNGDIVTACSDGVVRIWTAHQDKIADQLELESYAAQLSQYKLSRKKVGGLKLEELPGLEALQTPGTSDGQTKVVREGDNGVAYAWNMMEQKWDKIGEVVDGPDDGMTRPLHDGIQYDYVFDVDIGDGEPVRKLPYNRSDNPYDVADKWLLKENLPLSFREQIVEFILQNTGQRQFTPDPSFRDPYTGNSAYTPGQPSKPVATGAKPTFKHIPKKGMLVFDVAQFDGILKKISEFNSTLLSGSEQKHMALTEAHMSRLASILNVLKDTSHYHSTKLSDDDVAMVLKLLKTWPLTMLFPVIDILRMITLHADGAAVFFKHVSNPNDVLMELIKKVTTSPPLPANLLTSVRALTNLFKNGSYHDWLLKHRGEVLDAFSTCYLSSNKNVQLAYSTLILNYAVLLIEKKDEEGQSQVLSAALEIAEEESVEADAKFRALVAIGSLMLEGVVKRIAMDFDVANIAKAAKASKDAKISEVGADIELITKQS